From a single Sulfolobus sp. E5-1-F genomic region:
- the alaS gene encoding alanine--tRNA ligase, with amino-acid sequence MKASEEEYRLNFFIKNDFKRKICKSCKTPFWTRNEKKEYCSDIPCTDYYFFDINIKSPPLTVKEAREKFLSFFEKRGHTRIPPKPVLARWREDLYLTIASIVDFQPHVTSGLVPPPANPLVVSQPSIRLEDIDNVGITFGRHLTTFEMAAHHAFNYPDHYVYWKDETAAYATEFFTKELGIPEEELNFKESWWEGGGNAGPCLEVTVGGLELATLVFMQYKITDNGEYTPLKLKIVDTGYGVERISWITQKTPSAFHAIYGNLVYKFFNKIGVAYIDETLLKVASRFAGKIDPDNPETIKIHRQMVSNELGIDIKTVKEELDKAAKVFQILDHTKTIMLMLADGLVPSNSGEGYLGRLVIRRALRVLRLLKSDVRLYELVKEQIDFWKEDFPQVLKNKDYVLDAIELEQQRFEKILEKVPSIASTLARKSEITTEDLIQVYDSNGVPPDLLEEELKKKKNVKFELPRNFYALVAKRHQTSTIKNPYDKVKLPKDLLEYVGALQPTEKLYYKDQYMRSFEGKVLGVYKNYLILDKTAFYPEGGGQLGDTGIIIDEKGDKRYEVVDTQKVNDVIVHILKEEPLTIKVGDNVRGEINWERRYRLMRHHTVTHVILAAAKKVLGEHVWQAGAEKTPEKGRLDITHHKTLTEEEVKLIENYANNVISDRRPVKPLEMNRMEAEMKYGVSIYEGGVPNSATIRLLEIKDWDIESCGGTHVSNTSEIGAVKIINVERIQDGVIRLEYVAGPALVDYIREAEAKISEASKIIGASPDQLTSRLKRILSEIEEKNNLIIQYRKIIETELLNNLKPYEINGNKIYIIEGLSDEEENKEILRKLTSADNVIAISISDNRLQIATSKNMRVDKIVEEFLKAGGKGGGKGTFANIILSSKKSKEEIIEVVRKSL; translated from the coding sequence ATGAAAGCTAGTGAAGAGGAGTACAGACTAAATTTCTTTATCAAGAATGATTTCAAGCGAAAAATATGCAAATCATGCAAAACACCATTTTGGACTAGGAATGAAAAGAAAGAATATTGTTCAGATATACCTTGTACTGACTACTACTTTTTTGACATAAATATAAAAAGCCCACCATTGACTGTTAAGGAAGCTAGAGAGAAATTTCTCTCATTCTTTGAAAAGAGGGGACATACACGAATACCTCCTAAACCAGTTTTAGCTAGATGGAGAGAAGACTTATATCTAACAATAGCAAGCATAGTTGATTTTCAGCCCCATGTAACTAGTGGCTTAGTTCCTCCACCCGCAAATCCACTGGTAGTTTCACAGCCTTCAATAAGATTAGAGGATATAGACAACGTTGGAATAACCTTTGGAAGGCATTTAACTACTTTCGAAATGGCCGCACATCATGCGTTCAACTATCCAGACCATTATGTATATTGGAAGGATGAAACAGCTGCATATGCTACAGAATTCTTCACAAAAGAGTTAGGAATACCAGAAGAGGAGTTAAACTTTAAAGAGTCATGGTGGGAAGGTGGAGGTAATGCTGGACCTTGCTTAGAAGTTACAGTAGGTGGATTAGAACTAGCTACATTAGTATTTATGCAATATAAGATCACAGATAACGGTGAATATACTCCACTCAAATTAAAAATTGTAGATACAGGTTATGGTGTAGAAAGAATTTCATGGATAACACAAAAGACTCCATCCGCATTTCACGCAATATATGGTAATTTAGTATACAAATTCTTTAACAAAATTGGCGTAGCTTATATAGATGAGACACTTCTAAAAGTTGCATCTAGATTTGCGGGCAAGATAGACCCAGATAACCCTGAAACTATAAAGATTCATAGGCAAATGGTTAGCAATGAATTAGGAATTGATATTAAAACCGTTAAAGAAGAATTAGATAAGGCGGCTAAGGTATTTCAGATCTTAGACCATACGAAAACAATAATGCTAATGCTGGCTGATGGTCTCGTTCCTTCCAACTCTGGAGAAGGATATCTTGGTAGGCTCGTCATCAGAAGAGCCTTAAGAGTACTGAGATTACTCAAATCAGATGTGAGACTCTATGAACTAGTAAAAGAACAAATAGACTTCTGGAAAGAGGACTTCCCCCAAGTATTAAAGAATAAAGATTACGTATTAGACGCAATAGAATTAGAACAACAAAGATTTGAGAAGATTTTAGAAAAAGTTCCATCTATAGCCTCAACTTTAGCTAGAAAGAGTGAAATAACAACAGAAGATTTAATACAGGTTTATGATTCTAATGGCGTTCCCCCAGATCTACTAGAAGAAGAATTAAAGAAAAAAAAGAATGTGAAATTTGAACTACCTCGTAATTTTTACGCATTGGTAGCTAAGAGACATCAAACCTCGACAATCAAAAACCCGTATGATAAAGTTAAATTACCTAAGGATTTATTGGAATATGTAGGTGCATTACAGCCAACGGAAAAATTATACTATAAAGACCAGTATATGAGATCTTTCGAAGGAAAAGTGTTAGGAGTCTATAAAAACTACTTGATTTTAGATAAGACTGCATTCTATCCGGAGGGAGGAGGCCAATTAGGTGACACTGGCATTATCATTGATGAAAAAGGTGATAAAAGATACGAAGTTGTAGACACGCAAAAAGTAAACGATGTAATAGTCCATATACTAAAGGAGGAGCCGTTAACAATAAAAGTTGGAGATAATGTAAGAGGGGAGATTAATTGGGAAAGAAGATATCGTTTAATGAGACATCACACAGTAACACACGTAATACTTGCTGCGGCTAAAAAAGTATTAGGTGAGCATGTATGGCAAGCTGGTGCTGAAAAAACACCAGAAAAGGGAAGACTAGATATCACTCATCATAAGACTTTAACTGAGGAAGAGGTTAAGCTGATAGAGAACTACGCAAATAATGTGATATCTGATAGAAGACCAGTTAAGCCTTTAGAAATGAACAGAATGGAAGCTGAGATGAAATATGGAGTATCCATATATGAGGGTGGAGTACCAAATTCGGCAACAATCAGGTTATTGGAGATAAAGGATTGGGATATAGAAAGTTGTGGAGGAACTCATGTGAGTAATACTAGTGAGATAGGAGCTGTGAAGATAATTAACGTAGAGAGAATACAAGATGGTGTAATAAGGCTTGAATACGTTGCGGGACCAGCACTAGTAGACTATATTAGGGAAGCTGAAGCAAAAATTTCTGAAGCCTCAAAAATAATAGGTGCTTCTCCAGATCAACTAACCAGCAGATTAAAAAGAATACTTAGTGAAATTGAGGAGAAAAATAATTTAATAATCCAATATAGAAAAATAATTGAAACTGAACTACTAAATAATCTGAAGCCCTACGAAATTAACGGTAATAAAATATACATCATAGAGGGATTAAGTGACGAGGAGGAAAATAAGGAGATATTAAGAAAATTGACTTCCGCAGATAATGTTATTGCGATATCAATTTCCGATAATAGATTACAGATTGCCACATCTAAAAATATGAGAGTAGATAAAATAGTAGAAGAATTTCTAAAGGCTGGAGGAAAAGGAGGAGGAAAAGGGACCTTTGCAAACATAATCCTAAGTAGTAAAAAGAGTAAAGAAGAAATAATAGAGGTAGTGAGAAAATCTCTTTAA
- a CDS encoding DUF434 domain-containing protein: MNFTDVFREAYLDYKYFLNRDYPRKVILDVITAKYNLSRLERLLLYRCVHSDKEIEIIKGKINNEEREVILDGYNLALTLISAINEEELYLCDDGFFRDLGLGKHKSSEIISDVLILISEYCEKYRIKCEIILDKQLSNSGEIASKLRKKGIKIRTVNKADKEIIISNKAIYSNDFVILSKSQKISTILNTIFFESGFKILKGPWPVNLEEKL; the protein is encoded by the coding sequence ATGAATTTCACAGATGTTTTTAGGGAGGCTTATTTAGACTATAAATATTTTTTAAATAGAGATTATCCTAGAAAAGTCATCCTTGATGTAATAACCGCTAAATACAACTTATCCAGATTAGAACGACTCTTACTATATCGTTGTGTACATTCCGATAAGGAAATAGAAATAATTAAAGGAAAAATAAACAATGAAGAAAGAGAAGTTATTCTAGATGGATATAATTTAGCTTTAACATTAATTTCTGCAATAAATGAGGAAGAGTTATATCTATGTGATGATGGTTTCTTTAGAGACCTAGGCCTAGGAAAACACAAGTCTAGTGAGATAATATCCGATGTACTGATATTAATTTCTGAATATTGTGAGAAATATAGAATAAAATGTGAGATAATACTTGACAAACAGTTAAGTAACAGCGGTGAAATAGCAAGCAAACTAAGGAAAAAAGGAATAAAAATAAGAACTGTTAATAAGGCTGATAAAGAGATAATAATTTCAAATAAAGCTATTTATAGTAACGATTTCGTAATCTTGTCTAAATCACAAAAAATTTCCACTATCTTGAATACGATATTTTTCGAAAGTGGGTTTAAGATACTTAAGGGACCTTGGCCTGTTAATCTTGAAGAAAAACTTTAA
- a CDS encoding transporter yields the protein MLGIKIPLSKTTILPVLSFTLSSYYLINFIFYLQYTDYTGLVEFLLIGVPFIGRAITPITYPFLMSRLDIESLIYLSLGNMAILDVLEFFVATNLSALILLRVVTGILFGLATSAAVELATQSRSKIIIGMTMGGWALGWILAALVSFVVGKLILIVSSFALIFFLLVKRSSIDKKMFSNTGNINIAFSWKALIIFLLGFEPAYILQLVPSLLGENNAIEETIIAYSISFIAYIIMPIFRNIRISSLLSSLLIGILGFMSFIALKVWLFIPFTVLGLGLNSLLPIIIRSIKVEVRKIGPSMNLASLSGFLIPSLVSIGDIEINSAILTLISSISLGVIVYKNLKIAT from the coding sequence ATGTTAGGAATAAAAATACCGCTTAGTAAAACCACTATACTACCAGTATTAAGCTTTACGTTATCTTCCTATTACCTTATTAATTTCATTTTTTATCTACAATATACAGATTATACAGGATTAGTAGAGTTTCTATTAATAGGTGTCCCATTCATAGGAAGAGCAATAACTCCAATAACATATCCTTTTCTGATGTCGAGATTAGATATTGAGAGTCTAATCTATCTCTCATTAGGAAATATGGCTATTTTAGATGTATTAGAGTTCTTTGTTGCAACTAACCTTTCTGCGCTGATTCTATTAAGAGTGGTAACGGGGATTTTATTCGGCTTGGCTACATCAGCTGCTGTAGAACTTGCAACTCAGAGTAGAAGCAAAATAATTATAGGAATGACAATGGGCGGATGGGCATTAGGATGGATATTAGCTGCACTCGTGTCATTTGTAGTGGGGAAATTGATACTTATAGTTAGCTCTTTTGCTCTAATATTTTTCTTATTAGTAAAGAGATCTAGTATTGATAAGAAAATGTTCTCAAATACTGGAAATATAAATATAGCATTCTCATGGAAGGCATTGATAATATTTTTACTTGGATTTGAGCCAGCTTATATATTACAGTTAGTTCCATCTCTACTGGGAGAGAATAACGCAATCGAGGAAACAATAATCGCTTATTCTATTTCGTTTATAGCATATATAATCATGCCAATTTTTAGGAACATTAGAATTTCATCGTTACTAAGTTCTCTACTAATCGGAATTTTAGGATTTATGTCATTTATTGCACTAAAAGTATGGTTATTCATACCTTTTACAGTATTAGGATTAGGTCTTAATTCGTTATTGCCTATTATAATTAGATCAATAAAAGTTGAAGTAAGAAAAATAGGGCCTAGTATGAACCTAGCCTCATTAAGTGGATTTCTAATACCTTCTTTAGTTAGTATTGGAGATATAGAAATAAACTCAGCGATATTAACGCTAATATCCTCAATTTCACTTGGAGTCATAGTATACAAAAATCTTAAGATTGCAACCTAG